Part of the Gemmatimonadota bacterium genome is shown below.
GCGGAGGGCTTGCGCAATCGCGGGCAGCGCTGCGCCATCCTTGGCAACCGGCCTCCAGCGCACGATCGTAGCGTCTCCACTCTTCGACGGCGCACCAACCTCGCGCGCGGTGAGCGAGACTGTCGGTGTCGGAGTCTGGGTGCTGAGGTTGAGAAGTCGAAATCTCGCTACGCGACCGACGTGTAGCACGACCGTGTCAGGATTGGCCTCTCCGTTGATCTCGAGCGGGTGTGCGGGATTGAATCGCTGACCTTTGAGAAAAAAGACATGATCATCCGGCGATGCAGCCGCGCCAGGATCCCGCACGATCAGCGCGCCCTCGAGGCCGGCCGCCTGTTGTCGCAGGTCGTCCATGTGTGCGTGATACATGAACGTGCCCGAGCGCGGTGGTGTGAACCGTGCCTCGAATGAATCGCCAGGTGCGATTTCAGGTGCCAACCGCTTGCCGTCCCCGCTGAATCCCGGCACACCATCCACGTAACTGTCCTCGACTTCAATTCCATGCCAGTGCACGCTCGTCGGCTCGGCCAGGTGATTCACGATCATGATCGAGACCGGCTCGCCACGCGTGAGATCGAGTTCCGGACTGAAGTCCCTGCCAGTGTCGATGCGACGACCGTGCTCCTCGAGCATGAACCGCATCGCCGGCAGCGTGTCCGAGCGGCCAGCGTGGTGCACCGACGAATCAGCGATTGCGATCAGGCGTAGATGCCGCGTGGCATTGGGCTCGCGGACGGCAACCATGCCTGGTCGCGAGGCGACCTCGACTCCGAGCACGAGCCCTGCCATTCCCCGCATCTGCGGGTCTTCCGTGTCGGCCGGGATGGAATTGTTCGGTTCCGTGTGAAAGGCGAAGTGGCAGTGGAAGAGCCAGTTGCCCGGCCGGTCCGGCGACCAGGTGATCGACATGGCCGATAATGGCGACATCAACTGGGTAACGACGTGTTGTCCTGGCTGCGGCCTGCCCTGGTAGTCGGCCAGCGGGCCTGAGAATGCATCGACGCGGTAATAGAACCCGTGGAGGTGCATCGGATGTATCTCGCTGGACGCGTTGATGACTCGCCAGTGCACCGAATCACCCACAGTCGCGTGTATCCGATCCGTGTTCGGCCACGAGCGACCGTTGATGGTGAATACCACGCGCCCAGCTTCCGTCGGTGCCACCGCGATCGGTGCGTGCGCGGTGTCTTCATACGCCGCGAACGCGGAGTCGAGCGTCTGCATGATCACGAACACACGGTCATGCGCCGGCTCGCTCTTCGACGCCGTGTCGATCACTATCGCGCCGGCGAGAAGTCCTTCCATCAGTGCCTTTTTGCTCGAACCGCGCGCGGTCGTCGCGCGATACCCGTAGTTGCCGGGGACGGTGGCATTCGTCGTAACCGTTTTCGTGTCGCCAGCGGGAACGACGACGGAGTCGTCAGCGCCGGTCCGGTCCGGGCCACCCCTGAGCGCCGCGGGCACCAGGAACGTGAGCGGGGTTCCAAGCGAGTTGCGGATCGAGAACCGGAGCTGCGTACCACGCGGTACGCGTATGAACGGTCCGGGCATGAGCGGCGCCTTTCCCGGTTCGGCGAAGGCCGCGATCCGCATCGGCGGACGGTGTGGACCGTCGATGAGAAAAGCGCTCTCTTTCGCCTCGAGCGTGACCGCGAGCACGCCATCGTGCAGCACGCCGGCGCGCTCGATGTTCGAATTCGCCTGAACGAGCGGTGCGGGCGCGGACGACGTCGGTGCGCGAGCAGTGAGGACGGACCCCACGATCCCCGCCAGCGCGAAGACTGATTGCATGTGCGATGGTGCCCGCGCAACTTCCCTGATCCGCGCTGTCCAGGCTGCGGTCGATACCGAGCCCGTGCCCAGCGCCAGAACGCACATCACCGACTTGCTCAGCATCACCGTCCTCCCGAAAGAGCGACCGCATCGCCGTGCCTTGCGTCGTGCAACGTGGAGCGAATGTATGAGCGTCCGTTGGCCGTGGCAAGCTACGCCTGGCGAGCGGTCGACACGCAGTGTCCGCCAGCGCACATGGACCCGGGCACCCGTATATTCTGCAACGAACCCGTTCTCCAGTACCAAGCCCACAGCCACCACGGTCTCGATGCGACTCATTTCCCTTCCCCTCGTCGTCTCACTCGCCGCGATCGCAGCCGTTCCTGCGACACCGACCACAATCGCGCCGTCCGGCGACATACTGGGCTTCACGCCAGCGTCGTCGCGCGCCGAGCAGGAATGGGAGACGAAGTTCCGCGCACTGCCAAGTCCGGCGCGAATGCGAGCCGACATGAAGCGCCTGACCGCATATCCGCATCACGTCGGCTCGCCGTATGATAAGAACAACGCCGAGTGGCTGCTGAAACAGTTCCAGGATGCCGGATGGGATGCACACATCGAACAGTTCGACGTGCTCTTTCCGACCCCGAAGGAACGCAAACTGGAGATGATCTCGCCGACACGTTTCGTCGCGAAGCTCGCGGAGCCACCGGTGCCCGGCGATCCAACTTCATCCCAGACGTCGCAACAACTTCCGCCCTACAACGCCTACTCGATCGATGGTGACGTCACGGGTCCGCTAGTGTACGTCAACTACGGGCTCCCGTCGGACTACGATGAGCTCGCGCGACGCGGAATCTCCGTGAAAGGTGCAATAGTCATCGCGCGCTACGGCAGATCATGGCGCGGAGTCAAACCCAAGATCGCCGGTGAGCATGGCGCCGTTGGCTGCATCATCTATTCGGATCCCGCGGATGATGGATACACTCAGGACGATACCTTCCCGGTCGGACCGGCTCGCGCTCCCTACAGCGTCCAACGCGGCAGCGTGATGGAGATGACTCTCTACCAGGGAGATCCGTTGACTCCGGGAGTCGGGGCGACCAAAGATGCAAAGCGTCTGGCGCTCAAGGATGTAAAGGTATTTACCAAAATCCCCGTACTTCCCATCGGGTACGCCGACGCCAAACCGCTGCTCTCTGCAATCACCGGCGACGTTGCACCGCGCGACTGGCGTGGTGCGCTGCCAATCACGTACAAGATCGGGCCCGGCCGCGCGCGCGTTCATCTCGTGGTGAAGTCCAACTGGGACATCAAGCCGGTTTACGATGTCATCGGACGACTCACGGGCAGCACGCAACCAGATCAGCTGGTGATCCGTGCCAATCACCACGATGCATGGGTCAACGGCGCGGACGATCCGGTCGCAGGTCTCGTCGCAGAGCTCGAAGAGATGCGCGCACTCGGCGCTCTCAAGAAACAGGGATGGAATCCAAAGCGCACCATCATCTACGCCGCCTGGGACGGTGAGGAGCCCGCAGTACTCGGCTCGGCCGAATGGGCGGAGACGCATGCGGCAGATCTGAGCGAGCATGCAGTTGCATATCTCAACAGCGACAACAGCGGCCGCGGATATCTGAGCGTCAGTGGGTCGCACATACTCGAGAAGTTCATCAATGGTGTAGCGCGCGACGTGATTGATCCCGAAACCGGCGCGACACTCGAGCGCAGGATGCGTGCGGCAGAAGTGATGCGCGCCCCTGCTGCGCGGCGCGACGCCACCCGCAAGCGCGCAGATCTTCCCATCGGCGCGCTCGGCTCCGGCTCCGATTATACGACGTTCCTGCAGCATCTCGGCATTCCATCGATGGACCTGGGCTTTTACGGCGAGGGCGGGCGCGGCTCGTATCACTCCGCGTACGATGACTTCTACTGGTACACGCACTTCTCCGATACCAGTTTCGTGTACGGACGCGCGCTTGCGCAGACCACCGGGATGGCGGTGATGCGGCTGGCCGACGCGGATGTGATTCCGTACGACTATACGGACCTCGCGGAAACCGTGCAGGGTTACGTAGGCGAGCTGAAGCGGCTGGCGAGCGGCATGGCCGCCGACGCGGTGGAGCACAACCGGGAAGTGCGCGACAGCACTTTCATTCTCACGACAGATCCGCGCAATCCAATGGTCGCGCCGACCGTCGAACCCGACGTTCCAAAGCTCGACTTCTCGGCACTCGACAGCGCCACCGCGGCACTGACGCGCGCAGCAGCCGCATACAACACGACGTTCACGCACGCACTCGACGCGGCAACCACGTCGGAGAACTTCGCCGCGCTCAACACTCAGTTGATAAAGAGCGAGCACATGCTGACGTCCGATGCCGGACTACCCGGCCGACCATGGTTCAAGCACCTGCTCTACGCACCCGGAGTGAACACGGGTTACGGAGTGAAGACCATCCCAGGCGTCCGCGAAGCAATCGAAGCGAAGAACTGGACGCTCGCAACCAGCGAAATGGCGCGCGTGTCAGCCGCATTGAACGCCGAAGCCGCGCTGGTGACCAAGGCCACCGCCGAATTGCGTCGATAACGCCCCCGCGCAAGAACATCCGCGCCCCGCGCTATCGACGCACCCGATTGGTGGTCATGCGTAGGGCGCGGATGTATCCGCGCCTGCCCATTTACGCGCGATCGAATTCGGATCACCGCGACGTATGCGCGCCCGCCCCATTTACGCGCGATCGAATCCGGATGATCGCGCCGTCAACGCGACGTACCCGCGCGCGCCGATTTACGGATTATCCAATCCGGATCGGCACACCGTTCACGCCGCCACGGGCCGGCGCGCGAACAGATTCATGATCCCGCCGACAACGCCCACCACGAGCGCCGCCCACGCCAGCGTCGGCGTCGCGAGATATCCGAGTCCCAGCGCCGCATCGAGCGAGTACTGACCCGGCCCGGTCAGCAACAAGCCGGCTGCGACCACGCCATAGAGCAACGGCACTTCGATGCCGCCGTTCGCCGCGAACACGCCGTTCTTGAGATGCATGCTCACCGCGGCGACGATCATTACCGAGATAATGAGCGCCGGACCGACCGGTCCGAGAAACCCGAGCGCGAGCAGAATTCCGCTGGTGACTTCAGTCGCCGAAGCAAGCGTCGCGAAGAACCGGCCCGGGCGAAAGCCGAGTGAATCGAAGAAACCCGCCGTTCCGGCGAGTCCATGCCCGCCGAACCAGCCGAACAGCTTCTGGCTGCCGTGCGCCGCCATCAGCAGCCCGAACACGACCCGCACGATCAGTAATCCAATGCTGGCTGTCGCGACATCGATGAATGGTGTTGTCATTTGAGTAGTTGGTAAATGTGGTTGAACGACTTTCGGAAATGCGTGGTATGACACTAACTGTTATAACATCTATTATTGCAAAAAAAATCAGGCCGGCTCTCTTATCTCCGCGAGCGTGCTGACCAGCGACGCCACCGCGCGCGGGTCCAGATGCCTGCACCGCTTGCGCTCGATCAATTCGAGGTCGGGAGTCGCCTGCGTGAGCAGACGACGACCCTTCGGCGTGATCCGCGCCGTGACGTGCCGCCGGTCAACCGCATCACGCACCCGGCTCACCAGCTCCATGTCATCCATCCTGTCCAGCAGGCGCGAGACGTCGGGCACCTTCGAGATCAGCCGCTCGGCTATCTCCCGGCCGCACAAGCCGTCCTTGCCCGCACCCTGAAGGATGCGAAGAACGTTGTACTGCGTGTGCGTTATCCCGTGCGGCCTGAGCGCCTCGTTCTGCTCATGCTCGAGCACGGTCGCGGTCCGCAGGATGGACAGAAGAGCCTCGGCCGTCCTGGATGGAAACGGCTTGGTCTGACGGATCTCCTCCTGCAGCGTGCGAGTCATGACACATAATACGTGTTATAACATGCATTGTCAATACCAGCGTCTGTCGGACACCGTACAGATGACGGTACTGGCAGACCCAGCCTCATGCCTGTATATCCACGTGATTCTTACAACCCGCTTGCGTAGCAGTCCGTACTCCTTGTGTCGCAGCACTGCCACGGCGTTGCCCGATGCGCTGCGTCGGGCCTGCATCAAGCCTGTGTCAACCCTGCGTCGACCGCTGCACCGGCGGATTCTTCCACTTACCCGCACGACAATGCACATCAGAAGCGCCCACTTCCCCACCATCTCCCGCACCGGCTACCGCACTCAGCTCGGCGTCGCCCTCGCGGCGGCCGCCATCGCTGCCGCGCCGGCAATCCACGCGCAGCAGCGCACGCTCACCACGGCGGACTACGACCGCGCCGTGAAGATGCTCGCGCCCAATCTCAATCCGCTCGTGAACGGCGGCTCGGTGCGCGCCACCTGGTTGCCGGGCGATCGGTTCTACTATCAGAACACCACTCCGACGGGCGCCGAATGGGTGATCGTCGACCCCGCAAGGAAGACCAGCACTCCGCTCTTCAAGGCTCCGGAAGTTGCACAGGCGCTGACGAAGGCTGGCGCTGGCACGATCGATCCGCGCAACATACCAGCGCAACGCGCCGAGCTGTCTGCGGATGGAAAGCATGTCGTGCTCGACATCGGGCGGCGACGCTGGAGCTGCGACGTGGGAGGCGGCACCTGCAACGCTGTGAACGACACCACGCCGCGCCCCGGTCCATTCGGGCCACCGCCGGGAATGTCTCCAGACGGAAAGAAGGTCGCGTTCATCCGCGACTGGAATCTCTGGGTCCGCGACGTCGCGACGGGACAGGAAAAGCAGCTGACTACCGATGGCACCGAGAATTTCGGCTACGCCACCGACAACGCAGGCTGGGTGCACAGCGATCGCCCGATCGTGCTCTGGTCGCCCGACTCGAAGAAGATCGCAACACAGCAGCAGGACGACCGTCACGTCGGCGACATGTATCTCATCGATACGCGCGTCGGTCACTCGCATCTGGAGCACTGGAAGGGTGCGTATCCGGGCGACAGCGTGATCTCGATGATCTCGCGCGTGGTAATCGACGTGGACAACGCGAAAGTGATTCGTCTCCAGGATGCGCCGGCCTATCACCGCGCCATGCTCGGCGACAACATAAACATGGCCGATCTCATCTGGAGTCCCGATGGATCGCAGCTCGCGTACGTGAACACGTCGCGCGACCACAAGCATGAAACGGTGAAGCTCGCCGACGCGAACACCGGCGCGGTCCACACACTGTTCGAGGAAAGCTCGCCGACCCAGTTCGAGTCGATCGCCGGATGGCGCATCATCTGGCCGGCGCACCAGATCATATGGTCGTCCGAGCGCGACAACTGGGCACAGTTGTATCTGTACGATCTCAATACGGGCAAGCTCATAAACAAGATCACGACCGGCGAAGGTCCCGTGACGCAGATCGCGCACGTCGACGAGAAGGGCCGCTCGCTCATCGTCGGTGCGCTGGGTCGCAATCCATCCGAAGATCCCTACTTCAAGCACTACTATCGCGTGGGGCTGGACGGAAAGGGATGGAAGGAGCTGACGCCTGAAAGTGGCGACCACACGATCCAGGTGTCGTCAGACGGGCGCTACTTCGTCGATACGTACTCGAAGCCCGACGTTCCGCCAACCGTAGTGCTGCGTGATGCCACGGGCCGCGTCGTGATGCAGCTCGGACACATGGACATCTCGAAGCTCGTCGCGAGCGGATGGAAGCCGCCGATTCCGTTCACGGTAACGGCGCACGACGGCAAGACCAAACTGTACGGTCTGATGTTCCGTCCCACCAACTTCGATTCGACCAGGAAATATCCCATCATCAACAACCCGTATCCGGGACCGCAGTCAGGCAGCGTGGGATCGCGCAGCTTCTCGCCCGCGCGCGGCGACCGTCAGGCGCTCGCGGAGCTTGGCTTCGTCGTGATCACTGTCGATGGAATGGGAACGCCGGACAGATCGAAGAGCTTCCACGACGCGTACTACGGCGCAATGGGGCGTGACAACACGCTTCCCGATCAGGTCGCGGCGATGAAGGAGCTTGCGTCACGTTATTCGTGGATCGACATCGATCGTGCGGGGATCTACGGACACTCGGGTGGCGGCTTCGCCACCGCCGACGCGATGTTCCGCTATCCGGATTTCTTCAAGGTCGGGATCTCCGAGTCGGGCAATCACGATCAGCGTAATTACGAAGACGATTGGGGTGAGCGTTATCAGGGGCTGTTGGTGAAGAACGCCGACGGCACCGACAACTACACCCAGGAAGCGAACGAGAGTGTCGCGAAGAACCTCAAGGGACATCTGCTGCTCGCGCACGGATCGATGGACGACAACGTTCCACCGTCCAACACCATGCTCGTAGTGGATGCGCTCATCAAGGCGAACAAGGACTTCGACGAGATAATCATCCCGAACGTGCATCACGGTTACGGTGCGGCGTCGGATTACATGATGCGCCGTCGCTGGGATTACTTCGTGCGCTATCTGATGGGCGCGGAGCCGCCGAAGGAATACGAGATAGCCACGCCGGCGGCGGGCGCGGCGCGCAGGAGGTAGAGAAGAGCCGTCATTCCGCCTGGGCCAGCACCCCCCCGCGCACGGGGGGGTGCTGGCCCAGGCGGCAATCTGCCGGCATTCTGCGACCGGCCAACCTGCCTGGCGGATGGAAGTCCTCACGGTCCTGGCGGCCAGCCCTTATTTTCCAGAACAGGCAACATGGGCCCGTCTTGTGCGGTATAGGGAGAAATCGGGCCGCCGCGTGAGGTCATCACCGCGGAGAGGCTGGCGTACCTTGCGGCGAGGTAGTGCGATCCGATAGTGGACCCCAGGATCGGGTTCATTGGATTGCAGGTGGCGCTGGCTGGCACGCAGCCGGCGAAGTCCGGGTTCTGATTTCCACTACTGCTCAGATGGACATCGCACTGGTAATAGTAGCTCTCCTGCTCTTCGTCGTCGGACCGGTGGTCGTGGTGAACCGCGACCTTCTATTCAACCGCTCCGCCACGAAGCGCAGGCAGTATACCGAGCCGCCGCTCCCATTTTTGATAATTCCGACCTCGCCGGACTCGTCCGACATCCAGCCTGCTGGTACCGTTCCGTGGCGAGCCCGTGCCCCGATGCGTCCCTCCGTCGAAGAAACGGCTGAAGTGGACGAAGAGCCTTTCGAACGATCGTTCGACAGGCACGCGGATTACTCGGAGGTGGCCGATAACACGGCCAGCGGACGGCGCCAGACGCCTTCGGTCGACCTTCCCGTAGAGCCGATTCGCGTCGCGCCGCTGGCCGACGTTCGGGGTGGCATCGAAGAAGCCGATGACATGGACGAGCCGTCGCCCGACGCCACTGTCGTCTTTCACCGGCCGATGGACGAGGCTGTGCAGATCCTGCCCGGCCGGCTCCACGTCCTGTCCGGCGAGGCGGCCGGAAAGGATTTTCGGCTGGTGAGCAGGATCGGTGAGGCGCCACACATCGTGGTAGGACGCGAGACGGGTCCGCCGTACCGGCACATCACGCTCGAGGCACCCACGGTCAGCCGTCGCCATGCGCGCATCGATTTCGTGGATGGGCACTGGACCATCACGAACCTGTCCAAGACCAATCCTGTGCTCGTGAACAATCGTGCCCTCCTCAACGGTGGCACCGCGCGGAAACTATCCAACGGTGACTGCATCGAGCTGGGTGAAGTGGCGCTGCGCTTCCTCGCGAGCTGACAGTCACGCACGATGGACATGACGTTCCCGGATAGCCTGGCGCAGTCCGCGCTGAATCCACCGCCGGATCTTGCTGGTGCCGCTCCGTTCAGCGATTCGTACGAGCTGATTCGTGAGATCGGTCGCGGCGGCATGGCGATCGTCTATCTGATGCGCGAGCGTGCAACGGGGATCGAGCGCGCCGTCAAGGTGATTCACACCAAACACCTCGACGATGAGGAGGCGCTCGCGCGCTTCGATCGCGAGGCGCGCCTGGTTGCGCAGCTGCAGCATCCGAACATCGTTGCGACGCACTCCGTACGATGGATCGAAGCTGTGGGCTTCGGACTGGTGATGGATCACGTCCCGGGCCGCACGCTCAAACAGATGTTGCGCGACGGGCCCAAGATCGCATTCGATCAGGCCACGTGCATACTCAGCGACATCGCCGCTGCACTGAGCTTCGCGCACGAGCGGGGCATCGTGCACCGCGACGTCAAGCCTGAGAACATCTTCATCGACGAATCATCCGGCCGCGCGCTGCTCGCCGATTTCGGCATCGCGCGCTCGGTCAGCAACGACACGCAGCAACTGACGCTCGCCGGCGTCGCGATCGGAACGCCGACCTACATGGCGCCGGAGCAGATCGACGGATCGCTCGTCGATGGTCGCAGCGATCTCTACAGTCTCGGACTCGTCGGCTGGGAAATGCTGACCGGGCGGAGGCCGTGGGATGGCGAGACGTTGTACAACGTCATCTATCATCAGAAGCACGACCAGCTTGCGGCAATCGACGCACTGCGACCGGAAACGCCGGTGCGAATGGTGGCAGCGATCGAGCGACTGCTCGAGAAGTCTCCGGCCGACCGGTGGCAGTCCGCCGCGCAGTTCCGGGACGCGCTCATATCCGATGCACCGATCCCGCGCAGGCGTGAATTCGTAGCGCCCGCGCCGGATGAGACCATCGCCATGACGATCTCACCTGCGCACCAGGTTCGGAGCAGGATTCGTCGCGTCGCACCATTCGCGGCGATCGGCGCGGCGCTCGTGAGCGCGACGTTGCTGTTTGCGTGGCCCGTCTCGAACTGGGTGCCGCTCATCAGCGGCGGAAGCAGCGGTGCAACGCACGCCGCACCGAAGCATGCTGCCGCCGCTCCCGTACCTCATTCACCAGTTGGTAACTACGGCAGATACGACTCGGTCGGCGCTGGAATCGTACCTGCGGCCGGCGCAGCGCAATCGGCGAGCGATCCATCTGCAACCAACGTCGATTCAAGCGCAATCGCAGCCACGGCTGCGCACGACTCGAGCACGCTCAAGTCGACTCAAGCGCTTGCCGCGCCAAAGGGCGCAGCGACAGTACCGGAATCCGCAGCACAGGCGAACGTACCGACGACGATGCCGCTCCCCGCAGCGCCGGCGCCACTGCTCGTAGTGGCGAGTGGCCGCTCGACGATCGCGGCTGGTGGTGCACACACCTGTCTCATTGCGCTGGCAGGCGCTACCTATTGCTGGGGCGCCAACAGCAGCGGTCAGCTCGGCACGGGCACGTCGCAGGGTGCAGCGCCAACGCCGACGGCGGTTACCGGCAGCACGCACTTCTCCAGCATCTCCGCCGGTCTGTCGCATACGTGCGCGCTTGCACGCGGCACGGTCTACTGCTGGGGTAACAACGACCACGGACAGCTCGGCGACGGCACCCACGCGTCGCACGACACACCGATGCGTGCCGCACTGGCACGGTCGCTGACATCGGTCGTGAGTGGAGCGGGATTCAGCTGCGGTCTGGCAAGCGATGGCACCGCGTATTGCTGGGGCGCGGGAAACCGCGGTCAGATCGGAGATGGAGCCGCGAGCGAGCGAGTAACGCCCGAGAAGGTTGCCACGAACGTTTCGTTCGCGATGCTCGCGGCTGGATGGAACCACGTGTGCGGGTTGACCGAGGCCGGACGCGCGTACTGCTGGGGCGCGAACGACTCCGGACAGCTGGGTGACGGCACGATTGGCGATCACTCCAGTCCGACGCCGGTGCGAAGCGACGTTCGGTTCACGGCTCTGAGCGCGGGAAGCGCACACACGTGCGGCACCACGGCCAGCGGAGCCGCGTATTGCTGGGGCGACAATCAGTACGGCCAGTTGGGCGACGGCACGCATGGTACGCACTTCACTCCGACCGAAGTGAGCGGCAGCGCGCACTTCATTGCGTTGTCGGCGGGAAGCGTGCACACCTGCGCGTTGACGCGGAGTGGCGATGCATGGTGCTGGGGCCGCAACACGTACGGCCAGCTTGGCGACGGCTCCACGGTCACTCGCACGATACCAGTACCGGTTTCCGGTGGTCACGCATTCACGACAGTGAATTCGTTTGGATCACACACGTGCGGTACGACGGAGACCGGTGATCTCTTCTGCTGGGGTTACAACCTTGATGGACAGTTGGGCGACGGAACACGCGAGCATCGTCTCCGCCCGACGTACATCGAGAAACCAGCCTGAGAGCCTGATGCGCATGCGGCGTGAATCGCTCGCGTCGCGAGTCCACCAGTTCTGGATCGACTGCCGTGCTATCATGGCAATCGCTGCGCTTATCGCGTGCGGCGGCTCGACGGATTCGGTGGCGCCCGGCGGCGGCGGTGGTGGCGGTGGAGTTCAGATCGCCATCACGCCCAACGCTCCGTCGATCACAGTCGGCGCGCAGGCTACGTTGCAGGCGGAGGTACGCGGTGCGAATGGGCAGGTGATCTCCGGCGCGACCGTATTCTGGTCCAGCGCTGACACGAATGTCGTTACGGTGTCATCGGCGGGAGTCATTACCGGCAAGTCCGTCGGAAATACACAGATCGCAGCGAGTTCGAGCGGCGCCTCGGCTGTAGCGACGGTCACGGTTCAGCAGATCCCGGTCGCGTCGGTGGCTGTGCTTCCATCGGCGGCGACGCTCGTGATCGGTGGCACTGTCACCTTGCAAACCGTAGCATACGACGCGAATGCCAATCCTCTCAGCGGACGGTCGATCGTCTGGGCCAGCTCGGCGTCCCAGGTCGCGACGGTGGATGCATCGGGCAAGGTCACCGCGATCGCCGCCGGTACGGCAACGGTGAGCGGAACTGTCGAGGGGAAGACCGCATCTTCCGCGATCACTGTTACCGTTGTTCCCGTTGCAGCAGTTGCCGTTGTACCCGGATCTGCTGCGCTCGACGTGGGTGCATCCAAGGCGTTCAATGCAGTTGCAACGGATGCGAACGGTAACACGCTGACTGGGCGTCCCATCACGTGGGCGTCCGCGAATACGTCGATCGCAACTGTGAGTACTGCCGGTCTCGTCACTGGTACGGGTGCGGGCACTACGAATATCACCGCGACCGCGGAAGCCAGGACGGGAACGGCGCAGGTCGTTGTAACGGCGACGACACCGCCGCCACCGATTCCGGTGGCGTCGGTCGTGGTGGCTCCGGGAACCGCGAGCCTCAACATCCGTGGATCAATCACGCTTTCCGCAACATTGCGCGACGCGAACGGTGCTACTCTGTCCGGGCGCACGATTACGTGGTCCAGCAGTGCGACGACGATAGCGACCGTAACGAGCACGGGCGTCGTCAACGCAATAGCGCCCGGCTCGGCGACGATCACGGCGACCAGCGAGGGCAAGAGCGGAAGTGCGACGATAACCGTTCTGCCACCGGCGCCACCGTCGGTTGCATCAGTGACAATCCTTCCGAATGGTGCAACGATCGATTCCGGCAAGACGGTGACACTGACTGCTACAGTACGCGATTCTGCGGGTAACGCATTGAGTGGACGTCCTGTATCCTGGAGCAACAACGGGTCGTCGGTCGCAACGGTGTCACCAAGCGGTGTCGTCACCGGCGATACACTTGGATCAGCACCCATTACGGCCAGAAGCGATACGGCCAGCGCATCCGTAATTGTCACGGTACGCAGGGTGCCCGTTGCCTCCGTAGTAGTCGTTCCGAGCAGCGCGACTATACAGGTAGCCGCAACGGTGACGCTGACGGACACCACAAAAGACGCTTCAGGGAACGTGTTGGCTAATCGCCCAGTCACTTGGGTATCCAGCGCTCCGGCAATCGCATCTGTCGACGCGAGTGGAA
Proteins encoded:
- a CDS encoding protein kinase, producing MDMTFPDSLAQSALNPPPDLAGAAPFSDSYELIREIGRGGMAIVYLMRERATGIERAVKVIHTKHLDDEEALARFDREARLVAQLQHPNIVATHSVRWIEAVGFGLVMDHVPGRTLKQMLRDGPKIAFDQATCILSDIAAALSFAHERGIVHRDVKPENIFIDESSGRALLADFGIARSVSNDTQQLTLAGVAIGTPTYMAPEQIDGSLVDGRSDLYSLGLVGWEMLTGRRPWDGETLYNVIYHQKHDQLAAIDALRPETPVRMVAAIERLLEKSPADRWQSAAQFRDALISDAPIPRRREFVAPAPDETIAMTISPAHQVRSRIRRVAPFAAIGAALVSATLLFAWPVSNWVPLISGGSSGATHAAPKHAAAAPVPHSPVGNYGRYDSVGAGIVPAAGAAQSASDPSATNVDSSAIAATAAHDSSTLKSTQALAAPKGAATVPESAAQANVPTTMPLPAAPAPLLVVASGRSTIAAGGAHTCLIALAGATYCWGANSSGQLGTGTSQGAAPTPTAVTGSTHFSSISAGLSHTCALARGTVYCWGNNDHGQLGDGTHASHDTPMRAALARSLTSVVSGAGFSCGLASDGTAYCWGAGNRGQIGDGAASERVTPEKVATNVSFAMLAAGWNHVCGLTEAGRAYCWGANDSGQLGDGTIGDHSSPTPVRSDVRFTALSAGSAHTCGTTASGAAYCWGDNQYGQLGDGTHGTHFTPTEVSGSAHFIALSAGSVHTCALTRSGDAWCWGRNTYGQLGDGSTVTRTIPVPVSGGHAFTTVNSFGSHTCGTTETGDLFCWGYNLDGQLGDGTREHRLRPTYIEKPA
- a CDS encoding FHA domain-containing protein produces the protein MDIALVIVALLLFVVGPVVVVNRDLLFNRSATKRRQYTEPPLPFLIIPTSPDSSDIQPAGTVPWRARAPMRPSVEETAEVDEEPFERSFDRHADYSEVADNTASGRRQTPSVDLPVEPIRVAPLADVRGGIEEADDMDEPSPDATVVFHRPMDEAVQILPGRLHVLSGEAAGKDFRLVSRIGEAPHIVVGRETGPPYRHITLEAPTVSRRHARIDFVDGHWTITNLSKTNPVLVNNRALLNGGTARKLSNGDCIELGEVALRFLAS
- a CDS encoding DPP IV N-terminal domain-containing protein, with amino-acid sequence MHIRSAHFPTISRTGYRTQLGVALAAAAIAAAPAIHAQQRTLTTADYDRAVKMLAPNLNPLVNGGSVRATWLPGDRFYYQNTTPTGAEWVIVDPARKTSTPLFKAPEVAQALTKAGAGTIDPRNIPAQRAELSADGKHVVLDIGRRRWSCDVGGGTCNAVNDTTPRPGPFGPPPGMSPDGKKVAFIRDWNLWVRDVATGQEKQLTTDGTENFGYATDNAGWVHSDRPIVLWSPDSKKIATQQQDDRHVGDMYLIDTRVGHSHLEHWKGAYPGDSVISMISRVVIDVDNAKVIRLQDAPAYHRAMLGDNINMADLIWSPDGSQLAYVNTSRDHKHETVKLADANTGAVHTLFEESSPTQFESIAGWRIIWPAHQIIWSSERDNWAQLYLYDLNTGKLINKITTGEGPVTQIAHVDEKGRSLIVGALGRNPSEDPYFKHYYRVGLDGKGWKELTPESGDHTIQVSSDGRYFVDTYSKPDVPPTVVLRDATGRVVMQLGHMDISKLVASGWKPPIPFTVTAHDGKTKLYGLMFRPTNFDSTRKYPIINNPYPGPQSGSVGSRSFSPARGDRQALAELGFVVITVDGMGTPDRSKSFHDAYYGAMGRDNTLPDQVAAMKELASRYSWIDIDRAGIYGHSGGGFATADAMFRYPDFFKVGISESGNHDQRNYEDDWGERYQGLLVKNADGTDNYTQEANESVAKNLKGHLLLAHGSMDDNVPPSNTMLVVDALIKANKDFDEIIIPNVHHGYGAASDYMMRRRWDYFVRYLMGAEPPKEYEIATPAAGAARRR